The Equus przewalskii isolate Varuska chromosome 5, EquPr2, whole genome shotgun sequence genome window below encodes:
- the LOC139083204 gene encoding uncharacterized protein: MEQVLNDQGSPRSFLKGEVAHPPHPACYPGEEGRSLSQPGVVSSPSGESPSPPNWIFREWRALSVCWRSERRGSALFHCLGTRKLRGKFLPSPERLRADSSSFPGVPSASEREDSPPCEYWIGCRVPTPYACPSSLCLKSPEELRVCVAGRRHGGAVSLCRLPLVRITPFYFWRAIPGPVWGFSSPLGWRDSSPRGVSSFPPLGGKGLLSTRERGCARPRSRLRSWGAPEGGGSYSPLSRAGLGSRVREAAAPDARHWLLWRQRLLESRPVRAAPFGAWGSPRCHLSGSGQSGLPGSQKADGQCQGSARARARLGSAAGPGSSPASAPRSAPLPLPRPPGRRRRRLPARVKEERPLRGDGDARRRPRAAALLAACHPPRCQPPAVCRESPSFAPNTVGSS, from the coding sequence GTGGCACACCCCCCACACCCTGCCTGTtaccctggggaggaggggaggagcctcTCCCAACCAGGAGTTGTCTCCTCCCCCTCGGGGgagtccccctccccccccaactGGATCTTTCGGGAGTGGAGGGCTCTTTCTGTCTGCTGGAGGTCCGAGCGGAGGGGCTCTGCCCTGTTCCACTGTCTAGGTACAAGGAAGTTGAGGGGGAAGTTCCTCCCCTCTCCAGAAAGGCTGCGAGCCgattcctcttctttccctggaGTGCCCTCTGCTTCTGAACGTGAGGACTCCCCTCCCTGTGAGTACTGGATAGGATGCAGGGTGCCTACTCCATACGCATGTccctcctctctttgcctcaaaAGTCCTGAAGAGCTGCGAGTGTGTGTTGCAGGGCGGAGGCACGGCGGGGCGGTCTCTCTCTGTCGGCTTCCTCTCGTCAGGATCACCCCTTTCTACTTCTGGAGGGCTATTCCCGGGCCAGTATGGGGATTTTCCTCGCCTCTGGGATGGAGAGACTCGTCCCCTCGAGGggtctcttctttccctcccctggGTGGTAAGGGTCTTCTCTCCACCAGGGAGAGAGGTTGCGCCCGTCCCCGCTCCCGCCTCCGCTCCTGGGGTGCCCCCGAGGGTGGGGGTTCGTACTCCCCGCTCTCCCGGGCTGGCCTGGGCAGCAGGGTCCGGGAGGCCGCGGCTCCCGACGCCCGTCACTGGCTACTGTGGCGGCAGCGCCTCCTCGAGTCCCGTCCCGTCCGGGCCGCTCCCTTCGGCGCGTGGGGCTCCCCGCGCTGCCACCTCTCGGGCTCCGGCCAGTCCGGGCTCCCGGGGAGCCAGAAGGCGGACGGCCAGTGTCAGGGCTCggctcgggctcgggctcggCTCGGCTCCGCTGCAGGCCCCGGCTCCTCCCCGGCCTCCGCGCCGCGCTccgcgcccctccccctcccccgcccgccgggccgccgccgccgccgcctcccggcGCGGGTTAAGGAGGAGCGGCCGCTCCGGGGAGACGGGGACGCGCGCCGCCGCCCCCGGGCCGCTGCGCTCCTTGCGGCGTGCCATCCACCGAGATGCCAGCCCCCTGCTGTCTGTCGGGAGAGTCCCTCGTTCGCACCAAACACTGTCGGTTCCAGCTGA